The Rattus rattus isolate New Zealand chromosome 1, Rrattus_CSIRO_v1, whole genome shotgun sequence genome includes a region encoding these proteins:
- the Hgh1 gene encoding protein HGH1 homolog — MRGPGVGSGLSGERGLSGQEAGADTEVAELLPFLVPGARADLQAAAAQHVLALTGVGSGRTLLAGQTALLRALIDLAVAPTPAPSRDASRALVNLAADPDLHWQMLAADPELPVRLLLCVLDPQWPWAEELAAVLANLSREPAPCAALTEKLMAAEPERLGLERLVNALCMPSYNASAPLHYLGPLLSNLSQQAEVRAFLLDPDRCVVQRLLPLTQYTDSSVRRGGVVGTLRNCCFEHRHHKWLLGPQVDILPFLLLPLAGPEEFSEEEMEELPVDLQYLSPDKQREPDADIRKMLIEAIMLLTATAPGRKQVRDQGAYLILRELYAWESEPDVRMACEKLIQVLIGDEPEVGMENLLEVQVPEDVERQLQELDQQEQQELAQERRDKGAPRT; from the exons ATGCGGGGACCGGGAGTAGGTTCGGGGCTCTCCGGTGAGCGAGGGTTGTCAGGGCAGGAGGCTGGCGCGGACACGGAGGTGGCGGAACTGCTGCCCTTCCTGGTTCCCGGAGCGCGAGCAGACCTGCAGGCGGCCGCGGCGCAGCACGTGCTGGCTCTGACTGGTGTGGGCTCGGGCCGCACGCTGTTGGCTGGACAGACAGCGTTGTTGCGGGCTTTGATCGACCTAGCGGTGGCCCCGACCCCAGCTCCTTCCCGCGATGCCTCCCGTGCGCTGGTGAACTTGGCTGCTGATCCGGATCTGCACTGGCAGATGCTGGCGGCGGACCCGGAGCTGCCTGTCCGCCTGCTGCTTTGCGTGTTGGACCCTCAGTGGCCCTGGGCTGAAGAGTTGGCTGCAGTGCTGGCCAACCTGAGTCGCGAGCCGGCTCCGTGTGCTGCGTTAACGGAGAAGCTGATGGCCGCTGAGCCCGAGCGGCTGGGTCTGGAGCGGCTTGTCAACGCGCTGTGCATGCCCAGTTACAACGCGTCCGCACCCCTGCATTACCTGGGGCCGTTGCTCTCCAACCTTAGCCAGCAGGCGGAGGTGCGTGCTTTTCTCCTGGACCCGGACAG GTGCGTGGTCCAACGACTATTGCCACTTACCCAGTACACAGACTCCTCGGTGCGCAGGGGCGGGGTGGTGGGAACACTTCGGAATTGCTGTTTTGAACATC gaCACCACAAGTGGTTACTCGGGCCCCAAGTCGACATTCTCCCCTTCTTGCTACTGCCCTTGGCTGGGCCTGAAGAGTTTTccgaggaagagatggagg AGCTGCCCGTTGACCTGCAGTACCTATCACCAGACAAGCAGAGAGAGCCGGATGCTGACATCCGAAAGATGCTCATTGAAGCCATCATGCTG CTGACAGCCACCGCACCTGGTCGGAAGCAAGTACGGGATCAGGGTGCTTACTTGATCCTTCGAGAGTTATATGCCTGGGAGTCAGAGCCTGATGTGCGAATGGCTTGTGAGAAGCTTATCCAG GTGCTTATTGGGGATGAGCCAGAGGTTGGCATGGAAAACCTGCTGGAGGTGCAGGTACCTGAAGATGTGGAACGACAGCTCCAAGAGCTAGACCAGCAAGAACAGCAAGAGCTTGCTCAAGAGCGAAGAGACAAGGGTGCCCCACGGACCTGA
- the LOC116913133 gene encoding testis-specific serine/threonine-protein kinase 5, whose translation MRSNSRRKVDQRVFIEQVRECMNNGYLLSSKKIGSGAFSKVYLAYATRERMKHNPRLSSDLRDKHHSMVAIKIVSMAEAPVEYSRKFLPREILSLNATYKHMNIVQLYETYQNSQRSYLVLELAARGDLLEYINAVSDLRCCPGLEEEEARRLFWQLVSAVAHCHSVGIVHRDLKCENILLDDHGFLKLTDFGFANWVGIKNSLLSTFCGSVAYTAPEILMSKKYNGEQADLWSLGIILHAMVSGKLPFKEHQPHRMLHLIRRGPVFRSRLSPECRDLIRGLLQLHPGDRLDLQQVAAHCWMLPAEHMLSSILGATREQKHSWSAIGPDNAEPDRDTRYSRSKGSSPSSGRTSPRRASLAQLCSTWKPAPEE comes from the exons ATGAGGAGCAACAGCCGGCGCAAGGTGGACCAGAGGGTGTTCATAGAGCAGGTTCGAGAATGCATGAACAATGGTTACTTGCTCTCCTCCAAGAAGATCGGATCTGGTGCTTTCTCCAAGGTCTACCTGGCCTATGCAACACGTGAACGCATGAAGCACAACCCTAGGCTATCCTCTGACTTGCGGGACAAGCACCACAGTATG GTGGCTATTAAGATTGTGTCCATGGCTGAAGCCCCAGTGGAGTACTCCAGAAAGTTCCTGCCCCGTGAGATTTTATCCCTCAACGCCACCTACAAGCACATGAACATA GTTCAGCTGTATGAGACCTACCAGAACAGCCAGCGCTCCTACCTGGTACTGGAGTTGGCAGCTAGAGGTGACCTGTTGGAGTACATTAATGCAGTGTCAGACCTCCGATGTTGCCCagggctggaggaggaagaggcccgAAGGCTGTTCTGGCAACTGGTCAGCGCTGTGGCCCACTGCCACAGTGTTGGCATTGTTCATAG GGACTTGAAATGTGAAAATATCCTGTTGGATGACCATGGCTTCCTAAAGCTGACAG ATTTTGGCTTTGCCAACTGGGTGGGGATCAAGAACTCCCTGCTGAGCAccttctgtggctctgtggcctATACGGCCCCAGAGATCCTCATGAGCAAGAAGTACAACGGTGAGCAGGCTGATCTGTGGAGCCT AGGGATCATCCTCCATGCCATGGTGTCTGGGAAGCTGCCCTTCAAGGAACACCAGCCCCATCGCATGCTGCACCTGATTCGTCGAGGTCCCGTCTTCAGGTCCAGGCTGTCCCCAG AGTGCCGGGACCTGATCAGAGGGCTGCTTCAGCTGCATCCGGGTGACCGCCTGGACCTACAGCAGGTGGCTGCTCACTGCTGGATGCTGCCTGCAGAGCACATGCTGTCCTCTATACTTGGAGCTACCCGAG AACAGAAGCATTCCTGGTCCGCAATAGGCCCAGACAACGCAGAGCCTGACAGAGATACCAGGTATAGCAGGAGCAAAGGCTCCAGCCCCTCTAGTGGCAGGACATCTCCAAGGAGAGCATCTCTGGCCCAGCTGTGCAGCACCTGGAAGCCTGCACCAGAGGAATAG